In a genomic window of Bacteroidota bacterium:
- a CDS encoding PIN domain-containing protein, producing the protein FNNEQEKFAIEKILEIISIVNLDKEIADLTIEFRKQSKIKLPDALIIATAEIIEADLVTSNVSDFKKLTKTVEIIEPKRK; encoded by the coding sequence CTTCAATAATGAGCAAGAAAAATTTGCGATAGAGAAGATTTTAGAAATAATATCAATCGTAAACCTTGACAAAGAAATTGCTGATTTAACAATTGAGTTTAGGAAACAATCAAAAATAAAACTACCTGATGCTTTGATAATTGCAACGGCAGAAATAATTGAAGCAGATTTGGTAACCAGCAATGTTTCGGATTTTAAGAAATTGACAAAAACCGTTGAGA